One window of the Mixophyes fleayi isolate aMixFle1 chromosome 6, aMixFle1.hap1, whole genome shotgun sequence genome contains the following:
- the HERC4 gene encoding putative E3 ubiquitin-protein ligase HERC4 isoform X1, which yields MLCWGNASFGQLGLGGIDDEIVIEPRSCDFFLNKKVCDVGCGSRHTVFVLDDGTVYTCGCNDLGQLGHEKVRKKPEQVGALDAQNIVAVSCGEAHTLALNDKGQVFSWGLTKDGQTGIHVIEEYVRVPRNIKSLSEIHIVQVSCGHHHSLALSKESEIYVWGDNRFGQLGLGYELKKEAAPKHLKSLSGIPFYQIAAGGAHSFALTLSGAVFGWGRNKFGQLGLNDESDRSVPCLLKSLRSQKIVHICCGEDHTAALTKEGGVFTFGAGGYGQLGHNSTNHEINPRKVFELMGSVITQIACGRQHTLAFVPSSGRIYSFGLGGNGQLGTGSTCNRKSPFTVRGNWISYTDYSKHPNNTEGYYCVKKIFSGGDQSFAHYFHTQNCLPPDDFRKHSHSRKIWTVNAELIERLLTFSTGRPPLDLVNEIGKVFSSAACLNGSFLSTSNNDHYRTSSKFSGIDMNVARLFFHKLLNSAQPQIVQLVAATLEKNLIPKLPSSPPDIEALRLYLTLPECPLITDPNNFSSLTIPFGSAIIKLDKTPLKVLENWWSLLEQPEFMRLVQLFKDVVLHLLKLTKIGIPLSDRRIFNTLLNTALKVLEILHRVNEQSGQIIPYDKFYIHEIQDFVDIRNDYVNWIQQRPRCLDVNQGLPEGADGSLTICTYPFVFDAQAKTTLLQTDAYIQMQMAVDQAHRQNFSSMFLPVVESVDPCLILIVRRDNIVGDAMEVLRKTKNIDYKKPLRVIFVGEEAVDAGGVRKEFFLLIMRELLDPKYGMFRYYEDSRLIWFSDQTFEDSDLFHLIGVVCGLAIYNFTIVDLHFPLALYKKLLKKKPTLDDLKELSPDVGRSMQQLLDYEEDNIENIFCLNFTITVDKFGTTEVRNLIPNGDETLVNQKNKQEFVDAYVDYIFNRSVASLFNAFHAGFHKVCGGNVLELFQPNELQAMVIGNTNYDWKELEKHTEYKGEYWADHPTIKIFWEVFHELSLEKKKQFLLFLTGSDRIPILGMKSLKLIIQPTGGGDRFLPVSHTCFNLLDLPKYTNKETLRGKLIQAIDHYEGFNLV from the exons ATGTTGTGCTGGGGAAATGCTTCATTTGGACAGCTGGGACTAGGGGGGATTGATGACGAAATTGTTATAGAACCCAGAAGTTGTGATTTCTTTCTAAACAAAAAAGTCTGTGATGTAGGATGTGGAAGCAGACATACCGTGTTTGTATTGGATGATGGCACAGTTTATACTTGTGGATGTAATGATCTAGGACAATTAGGGCATGAAAAAGTCAGAAAAAAGCCAG AGCAAGTTGGTGCCCTTGATGCACAGAATATTGTTGCTGTCTCGTGTGGAGAAGCACACACACTGGCACTCAATGATAAAGGTCAAGTGTTTTCTTGGGGTCTAACTAAGGATGGACAGACAGGTATTCATGTAATAGAAGAATATGTCAGAGTGCCAAG aaatATAAAGAGTTTGTCTGAAATACATATTGTGCAGGTATCCTGTGGCCATCACCACTCACTAGCACTCTCCAAAG AAAGTGAAATTTACGTTTGGGGAGATAACAGATTTGGCCAGCTTGGATTGGGCTATGAGCTGAAGAAAGAGGCAGCACCCAAACACCTTAAGTCTTTATCAGGGATCCCCTTTTACCAGATTGCCGCTGGGGGAGCCCACAGTTTTGCGCTGACACTTTCCGGAGCTGTTTTTGGATGGGGGCGGAACAAATTTGGTCAGCTTGGTCTTAATGATGAAAGCG ACAGATCTGTTCCGTGTCTTCTCAAGTCATTGCGTTCTCAGAAAATTGTACATATCTGCTGTGGTGAAGATCATACTGCCGCACTTACAAAG GAGGGTGGTGTTTTTACTTTTGGAGCTGGAGGATATGGTCAACTTGGCCACAACTCTACAAACCATGAAATCAACCCCAGGAAAGTGTTTGAGCTCATGGGAAGCGTTATCACACAAATTGCTTGTGGGAG ACAGCACACGTTGGCTTTTGTCCCTTCATCTGGGCGAATCTACTCATTTGGTCTAGGCGGCAACGGACAGTTAGGAACTGGATCAACATGCAATAGAAAAAGTCCTTTTACTGTTAGAGGAAACTGGATATCGTACACAGATTATTCCAAACATCCCAACA ATACAGAGGGGTATTACTGCGTGAAGAAAATTTTCTCTGGTGGAGACCAAAGCTTTGCACATTACTTTCATACACAG AACTGCCTCCCTCCAGATGACTTCAGAAAGCATAGCCATTCCAGAAAAATATGGACCGTAAACGCAGAGCTTATTGAAAGATTGCTGACTTTCTCAACTGGGAGACCTCCATTAGATTTAGTAAA tgAAATTGGCAAAGTGTTCTCATCAGCTGCTTGTCTAAATGGAAGTTTTCTATCAACCAG CAATAACGATCACTACAGGACGAGTAGCAAGTTCTCTGGGATAGACATGAATGTTGCCAGACTCTTCTTCCACAAGCTACTGAATTCTGCACAACCACAAATTGTACAACTG GTGGCTGCTACTTTGGAAAAGAATTTAATACCAAAACTACCAAGTTCCCCGCCTGACATTGAGGCATTGAGACTGTACCTCACTCTCCCAGAGTGTCCACTCATCACAGATCCAAATAACTTCTCCTCTCTGACAATCCCTTTTGGGAGTGCAATTATTAAGCTTGATAAGACTCCATTAAAAGTTCTAG aaaacTGGTGGTCTCTGCTTGAACAACCAGAGTTTATGCGGCTAGTACAACTTTTTAAAGACGTTGTATTGCATCTCTTGAAACTCACAAAAATCGGAATTCCTCTTTCGGACAGAAGGATTTTCAACACACTTCTTAATACAGCCTTAAAGGTTTTGGAAATCCTGCACAGG GTAAATGAACAATCTGGACAGATTATACCATATGATAAATTCTATATTCATGAAATACAAGACTTTGTAGATATCCGGAATGATTACGTGAATTGGATACAGCAACGGCCACGTTGTTTG GACGTAAACCAGGGATTGCCTGAG GGAGCAGATGGTTCTCTCACAATCTGTACATATCCCTTTGTTTTTGATGCACAAGCAAAGACTACTCTTCTGCAGACTGATGCATACATACAGATGCAG ATGGCTGTTGACCAGGCCCACAGGCAGAATTTTTCATCCATGTTTCTGCCAGTGGTTGAGTCGGTGGACCCTTGTCTTATTTTAATAGTGCGCAGAGACAATATTGTGGGAGACGCTATGGAAGTTTTAAGAAAAACCAAAAATATTGATTACAAGAAGCCACTGAGG GTTATTTTTGTGGGTGAAGAAGCAGTTGATGCAGGTGGAGTACGTAAGGAATTTTTCCTGCTGATTATGAGGGAACTCTTAGATCCAAAGTATGGAATGTTCCGCTATTATGAAGATTCGAGACTCATCTGGTTTTCTGATCAG ACCTTTGAGGACAGTGACTTGTTCCACCTCATCGGTGTTGTTTGTGGTTTAGCAATTTACAACTTTACGATTGTTGATCTTCACTTCCCTTTGGCTTTATACAAGAAGCTTCTTAAAAAAAAGCCCACCTTGGATGATTTAAAAGAATTATCACCAGATGTTGGAAG GAGCATGCAGCAGCTGTTGGACTATGAGGAAGATAACATTGAAAATATATTCTGTCTCAATTTTACA ATTACAGTGGATAAATTTGGGACAACAGAAGTCCGAAATCTAATTCCAAATGGTGATGAGACACTGGTGAACCAAAAAAATAA GCAAGAGTTTGTAGATGCCTATGTGGACTACATCTTCAATCGCTCAGTGGCTTCCTTGTTTAATGCATTTCACGCAGGCTTTCATAAAGTGTGTGGAGGGAATGTTCTAGAGCTCTTCCAGCCAAACGAACTGCAGGCCATGGTTATTGGCAACACAAACTATGACTGGAAGGAGCTAGAGAAG caTACAGAATATAAAGGAGAGTATTGGGCAGATCACCCAACGATTAAAATATTTTGGGAGGTTTTCCATGAATTATCCCTTGAAAAGAAAAAGCAGTTCTTAT
- the HERC4 gene encoding putative E3 ubiquitin-protein ligase HERC4 isoform X2, with translation MLCWGNASFGQLGLGGIDDEIVIEPRSCDFFLNKKVCDVGCGSRHTVFVLDDGTVYTCGCNDLGQLGHEKVRKKPEQVGALDAQNIVAVSCGEAHTLALNDKGQVFSWGLTKDGQTGIHVIEEYVRVPRNIKSLSEIHIVQVSCGHHHSLALSKESEIYVWGDNRFGQLGLGYELKKEAAPKHLKSLSGIPFYQIAAGGAHSFALTLSGAVFGWGRNKFGQLGLNDESDRSVPCLLKSLRSQKIVHICCGEDHTAALTKEGGVFTFGAGGYGQLGHNSTNHEINPRKVFELMGSVITQIACGRQHTLAFVPSSGRIYSFGLGGNGQLGTGSTCNRKSPFTVRGNWISYTDYSKHPNNTEGYYCVKKIFSGGDQSFAHYFHTQNCLPPDDFRKHSHSRKIWTVNAELIERLLTFSTGRPPLDLVNEIGKVFSSAACLNGSFLSTSNNDHYRTSSKFSGIDMNVARLFFHKLLNSAQPQIVQLVAATLEKNLIPKLPSSPPDIEALRLYLTLPECPLITDPNNFSSLTIPFGSAIIKLDKTPLKVLENWWSLLEQPEFMRLVQLFKDVVLHLLKLTKIGIPLSDRRIFNTLLNTALKVLEILHRVNEQSGQIIPYDKFYIHEIQDFVDIRNDYVNWIQQRPRCLGADGSLTICTYPFVFDAQAKTTLLQTDAYIQMQMAVDQAHRQNFSSMFLPVVESVDPCLILIVRRDNIVGDAMEVLRKTKNIDYKKPLRVIFVGEEAVDAGGVRKEFFLLIMRELLDPKYGMFRYYEDSRLIWFSDQTFEDSDLFHLIGVVCGLAIYNFTIVDLHFPLALYKKLLKKKPTLDDLKELSPDVGRSMQQLLDYEEDNIENIFCLNFTITVDKFGTTEVRNLIPNGDETLVNQKNKQEFVDAYVDYIFNRSVASLFNAFHAGFHKVCGGNVLELFQPNELQAMVIGNTNYDWKELEKHTEYKGEYWADHPTIKIFWEVFHELSLEKKKQFLLFLTGSDRIPILGMKSLKLIIQPTGGGDRFLPVSHTCFNLLDLPKYTNKETLRGKLIQAIDHYEGFNLV, from the exons ATGTTGTGCTGGGGAAATGCTTCATTTGGACAGCTGGGACTAGGGGGGATTGATGACGAAATTGTTATAGAACCCAGAAGTTGTGATTTCTTTCTAAACAAAAAAGTCTGTGATGTAGGATGTGGAAGCAGACATACCGTGTTTGTATTGGATGATGGCACAGTTTATACTTGTGGATGTAATGATCTAGGACAATTAGGGCATGAAAAAGTCAGAAAAAAGCCAG AGCAAGTTGGTGCCCTTGATGCACAGAATATTGTTGCTGTCTCGTGTGGAGAAGCACACACACTGGCACTCAATGATAAAGGTCAAGTGTTTTCTTGGGGTCTAACTAAGGATGGACAGACAGGTATTCATGTAATAGAAGAATATGTCAGAGTGCCAAG aaatATAAAGAGTTTGTCTGAAATACATATTGTGCAGGTATCCTGTGGCCATCACCACTCACTAGCACTCTCCAAAG AAAGTGAAATTTACGTTTGGGGAGATAACAGATTTGGCCAGCTTGGATTGGGCTATGAGCTGAAGAAAGAGGCAGCACCCAAACACCTTAAGTCTTTATCAGGGATCCCCTTTTACCAGATTGCCGCTGGGGGAGCCCACAGTTTTGCGCTGACACTTTCCGGAGCTGTTTTTGGATGGGGGCGGAACAAATTTGGTCAGCTTGGTCTTAATGATGAAAGCG ACAGATCTGTTCCGTGTCTTCTCAAGTCATTGCGTTCTCAGAAAATTGTACATATCTGCTGTGGTGAAGATCATACTGCCGCACTTACAAAG GAGGGTGGTGTTTTTACTTTTGGAGCTGGAGGATATGGTCAACTTGGCCACAACTCTACAAACCATGAAATCAACCCCAGGAAAGTGTTTGAGCTCATGGGAAGCGTTATCACACAAATTGCTTGTGGGAG ACAGCACACGTTGGCTTTTGTCCCTTCATCTGGGCGAATCTACTCATTTGGTCTAGGCGGCAACGGACAGTTAGGAACTGGATCAACATGCAATAGAAAAAGTCCTTTTACTGTTAGAGGAAACTGGATATCGTACACAGATTATTCCAAACATCCCAACA ATACAGAGGGGTATTACTGCGTGAAGAAAATTTTCTCTGGTGGAGACCAAAGCTTTGCACATTACTTTCATACACAG AACTGCCTCCCTCCAGATGACTTCAGAAAGCATAGCCATTCCAGAAAAATATGGACCGTAAACGCAGAGCTTATTGAAAGATTGCTGACTTTCTCAACTGGGAGACCTCCATTAGATTTAGTAAA tgAAATTGGCAAAGTGTTCTCATCAGCTGCTTGTCTAAATGGAAGTTTTCTATCAACCAG CAATAACGATCACTACAGGACGAGTAGCAAGTTCTCTGGGATAGACATGAATGTTGCCAGACTCTTCTTCCACAAGCTACTGAATTCTGCACAACCACAAATTGTACAACTG GTGGCTGCTACTTTGGAAAAGAATTTAATACCAAAACTACCAAGTTCCCCGCCTGACATTGAGGCATTGAGACTGTACCTCACTCTCCCAGAGTGTCCACTCATCACAGATCCAAATAACTTCTCCTCTCTGACAATCCCTTTTGGGAGTGCAATTATTAAGCTTGATAAGACTCCATTAAAAGTTCTAG aaaacTGGTGGTCTCTGCTTGAACAACCAGAGTTTATGCGGCTAGTACAACTTTTTAAAGACGTTGTATTGCATCTCTTGAAACTCACAAAAATCGGAATTCCTCTTTCGGACAGAAGGATTTTCAACACACTTCTTAATACAGCCTTAAAGGTTTTGGAAATCCTGCACAGG GTAAATGAACAATCTGGACAGATTATACCATATGATAAATTCTATATTCATGAAATACAAGACTTTGTAGATATCCGGAATGATTACGTGAATTGGATACAGCAACGGCCACGTTGTTTG GGAGCAGATGGTTCTCTCACAATCTGTACATATCCCTTTGTTTTTGATGCACAAGCAAAGACTACTCTTCTGCAGACTGATGCATACATACAGATGCAG ATGGCTGTTGACCAGGCCCACAGGCAGAATTTTTCATCCATGTTTCTGCCAGTGGTTGAGTCGGTGGACCCTTGTCTTATTTTAATAGTGCGCAGAGACAATATTGTGGGAGACGCTATGGAAGTTTTAAGAAAAACCAAAAATATTGATTACAAGAAGCCACTGAGG GTTATTTTTGTGGGTGAAGAAGCAGTTGATGCAGGTGGAGTACGTAAGGAATTTTTCCTGCTGATTATGAGGGAACTCTTAGATCCAAAGTATGGAATGTTCCGCTATTATGAAGATTCGAGACTCATCTGGTTTTCTGATCAG ACCTTTGAGGACAGTGACTTGTTCCACCTCATCGGTGTTGTTTGTGGTTTAGCAATTTACAACTTTACGATTGTTGATCTTCACTTCCCTTTGGCTTTATACAAGAAGCTTCTTAAAAAAAAGCCCACCTTGGATGATTTAAAAGAATTATCACCAGATGTTGGAAG GAGCATGCAGCAGCTGTTGGACTATGAGGAAGATAACATTGAAAATATATTCTGTCTCAATTTTACA ATTACAGTGGATAAATTTGGGACAACAGAAGTCCGAAATCTAATTCCAAATGGTGATGAGACACTGGTGAACCAAAAAAATAA GCAAGAGTTTGTAGATGCCTATGTGGACTACATCTTCAATCGCTCAGTGGCTTCCTTGTTTAATGCATTTCACGCAGGCTTTCATAAAGTGTGTGGAGGGAATGTTCTAGAGCTCTTCCAGCCAAACGAACTGCAGGCCATGGTTATTGGCAACACAAACTATGACTGGAAGGAGCTAGAGAAG caTACAGAATATAAAGGAGAGTATTGGGCAGATCACCCAACGATTAAAATATTTTGGGAGGTTTTCCATGAATTATCCCTTGAAAAGAAAAAGCAGTTCTTAT